From Xylanibacter oryzae DSM 17970, a single genomic window includes:
- a CDS encoding glycogen/starch synthase → MSKPDYILESSWEVCNKVGGIYTVLSTRAKTLQDVMNDKIIFIGPDIWIGNDNPYFIEDSNIFSEWRKKALSSGLNIRIGRWDIPGYPISILVDFKPYFKIKDEIYGWLWDNYQVDSLHAYGDYDEASMFSYAAALVVESFYKYNISEPSKVIYHGNEWMTGLGLLYINNKLPQVGTIFTTHATSIGRSIAGNNKPLYDYLYAYNGDQMAQELNMQSKHSIEKQTAKYVDCFTTVSDITANECKELLDKPVDVVIPNGFDNNFIPKSASFIKKRNTARKKMLDVANALLGTDLDDSTLLVSTSGRYEFRNKGIDVYIEAMNRLLKDDSLTRNVLAFIEVPGWVAEPRQDLIERLKNGGEYDTPLENPVLTHWLHQMDEDRVMSMFNYLDIRNRQNDKVKFIFVPCYLTGNDGIMNIPYYDLVLGYDLCIYPSYYEPWGYTPLESIAFKVPCITTDLSGFGLWANTEKGGYSEIADGVKVIHRTDYNYSEVADEIKKAVVEYSNFDDTAVKKARGNAEKLSKKALWSSFIKYYYEAYDIALEKTLQRNINK, encoded by the coding sequence ATGTCGAAACCTGACTATATATTAGAATCAAGTTGGGAAGTCTGTAACAAAGTTGGAGGAATATATACAGTACTTTCTACTCGTGCAAAAACATTACAAGATGTGATGAATGATAAGATTATTTTTATAGGTCCAGATATATGGATCGGTAATGATAATCCGTATTTTATTGAAGATAGTAATATCTTTAGTGAGTGGAGAAAAAAGGCTTTATCGTCTGGATTAAACATACGAATAGGCCGATGGGACATACCCGGTTATCCAATATCCATTCTGGTTGATTTCAAACCTTATTTTAAAATCAAAGATGAAATATATGGTTGGTTATGGGATAATTATCAAGTGGATAGTCTCCATGCTTATGGTGATTACGATGAAGCTTCAATGTTCTCGTATGCAGCTGCTTTGGTGGTAGAAAGTTTTTACAAATATAATATAAGTGAACCTTCAAAAGTTATATACCATGGAAATGAATGGATGACTGGTTTAGGTCTTCTTTATATCAATAATAAGTTGCCGCAGGTAGGAACAATATTTACAACACATGCTACTAGTATAGGCAGAAGCATTGCCGGTAATAATAAACCGTTGTATGATTATTTGTATGCGTATAATGGTGATCAGATGGCTCAAGAGCTTAATATGCAAAGTAAGCATTCGATAGAAAAACAGACTGCAAAGTATGTGGATTGCTTTACAACAGTGAGCGATATTACAGCCAATGAGTGCAAAGAACTACTGGATAAGCCTGTCGATGTTGTAATTCCAAATGGATTTGACAATAATTTTATACCAAAATCGGCAAGCTTTATAAAGAAAAGGAATACAGCAAGAAAGAAAATGCTTGATGTGGCAAATGCTTTGTTAGGAACTGATTTAGATGATTCTACTTTGTTAGTATCTACAAGCGGAAGATATGAATTCAGGAATAAAGGCATCGATGTATATATAGAAGCGATGAACAGGTTATTGAAAGATGACTCATTGACAAGAAATGTGTTAGCTTTTATTGAAGTTCCGGGATGGGTGGCAGAACCTCGCCAAGACTTAATTGAAAGATTAAAAAATGGGGGAGAATATGATACTCCTCTAGAAAATCCGGTGCTGACTCACTGGTTGCATCAAATGGATGAAGATAGAGTGATGTCTATGTTTAATTATCTTGACATTAGGAACAGACAGAACGATAAAGTGAAATTCATATTTGTACCATGCTATCTTACCGGTAATGATGGTATTATGAATATTCCATATTATGATCTTGTTTTAGGATATGACTTATGTATCTATCCATCGTATTATGAGCCATGGGGTTATACACCTTTAGAGTCGATAGCATTCAAAGTTCCATGTATTACGACCGATTTATCTGGGTTTGGCTTATGGGCAAATACAGAAAAAGGCGGGTATAGTGAAATAGCAGATGGAGTAAAAGTGATACATCGCACCGACTATAATTACTCTGAAGTGGCTGATGAAATTAAAAAAGCTGTTGTCGAATATTCTAATTTTGATGATACAGCAGTAAAAAAAGCACGAGGAAACGCAGAAAAGTTATCAAAGAAAGCATTGTGGAGCAGTTTTATAAAGTATTATTATGAAGCATATGATATTGCTCTTGAGAAGACATTACAAAGAAACATAAACAAATAA